Below is a genomic region from Citrobacter tructae.
TAAGTTAAGAGGAGCAGATTAAATGGCACATAAAAAGGCTGGCGGCTCGACTCGTAACGGTCGCGATTCAGAAGCTAAACGTCTGGGCGTAAAACGCTTTGGCGGCGAAACAGTTCTGGCAGGTAGCATCATCGTTCGTCAACGTGGTACTCAGTTCCACGCTGGCTCTAACGTAGGCTGCGGTAAAGACCACACTCTGTTTGCTAAAGCAGACGGTAAAGTGAAATTCGAAGTGAAAGGCCCGAAAAACCGTCGTTTTATCAGCATTGTTGCTGAATAAGTTTTTCGCGTCCCGGTAACGGATGAAAGCCCCGCAACGTGTTGCGGGGCTTTTTACATTCGACGGCCGGTAAATACGCTCGTCGCGCCGTGACAACCCGGAAACGAGCCCTTGCAGGGAATACGGCATGAAGCAGCAGGCAGGTATTGGTATTCTTTTGGCGCTGACAACGGCAGTTTGTTGGGGCGCTCTACCAATAGCGATGAAGCAAGTGCTGGAGGTGATGGAGCCTCCTACCGTAGTGTTCTACCGTTTTTTAATGGCAAGCATTGGCCTTGGGGCGATTCTTGCGGTTAAAAAAAAGCTCCCGCCATTGCGTATTTTTCGTAAAGCGCGTTGGTTGGTACTGCTGGCGATCGCCACCGGTGGGCTGTTCGGTAACTTCATTCTGTTTAGTTCATCTTTGCAATATTTGAGCCCAACGGCTTCGCAGGTCATCGGTCAGCTGTCACCGGTTGGCATGATGGTCGCCAGTGTCTTTATCCTGAAGGAAAAGATGCGCGGTACGCAGGTTATTGGTGCCATTATGTTGCTGAGCGGGCTGGTGCTGTTTTTTAATACCAGTCTGATCGAGATTTTTACCAAACTGACCGATTACACCTGGGGTGTGATCTTTGGTGTCGGTGCGGCGACGGTCTGGGTGAGCTATGGGGTCGCGCAAAAGGTGTTATTGCGTCGCCTGGCATCACAGCAGATCCTGTTTTTACTGTACACTTTATGTACGCTTGCGTTATTGCCGCTGGCTAAACCCGGTGTGATAACGCAACTCAGCGACTGGCAGCTGGCATGTCTGATATTCTGCGGCCTGAATACGCTGGTAGGATACGGTGCGCTTGCGGAAGCAATGGCGCGCTGGCAGGCGGCACAGGTGAGCGCCATTATTACGCTTACACCGCTGTTTACGTTGTTATTTTCAGATTTATTATCACTGGCCTGGCCCGATTTCTTCGCCAGACCGATGCTAAACCTTTTAGGTTATCTCGGTGCGTTTATCGTGGTTGCGGGCGCGATGTATTCCGCCATTGGTCATCGTATTTGGGGCGGTTTACGTAAGCATGAAACGGTGGTTTCGCAACCCCGCTCAGGCGAATGATTTACGGAGAGTAAAATGAAGTTTGTTGATGAAGCATCGATTCTGGTCGTTGCAGGTGATGGCGGTAATGGTTGCGTCAGCTTCCGCCGCGAAAAGTACATCCCAAGAGGCGGTCCGGACGGCGGTGATGGTGGTGATGGTGGTGACGTCTGGCTGGAAGCCGACGAAAACCTGAACACGCTGATCGACTACCGCTTTGAAAAATCGTTCCGTGCGGAACGTGGTCAGAATGGCGCGAGCCGTGATTGCACCGGTAAGCGTGGTAAAGACGTTACGATCAAAGTGCCTGTCGGTACACGTGTAATCGATCAGGGTACGGGCGAAACCATGGGCGACATGACCAAACACGGTCAGCGCCTGATGGTCGCTAAAGGCGGCTGGCACGGTTTGGGTAACACCCGTTTCAAATCCTCGGTCAACCGTACCCCACGTCAGAAAACGATGGGTACGCCGGGCGATAAGCGCGATCTGATGCTGGAGCTGATGCTGTTAGCCGATGTCGGTATGCTGGGTATGCCAAACGCCGGTAAATCAACGTTTATCCGTGCGGTATCCGCAGCGAAACCTAAAGTCGCTGATTATCCGTTTACCACCCTGGTGCCGAGCCTGGGCGTAGTGCGTATGGATAACGAAAAGAGCTTTGTGGTTGCCGATATCCCGGGTCTGATTGAAGGCGCTGCGGAAGGCGCGGGTCTGGGGATCCGATTCCTGAAGCACCTGGAGCGTTGCCGCGTACTGCTGCACCTCATTGATATCGATCCGATTGACGGTTCCGATCCGGTAGAAAACGCCCGTATCATTATTGGCGAGCTGGAAAAATACAGTCAGGATCTGGCGTCCAAGCCGCGCTGGTTAGTGTTCAACAAAATTGATTTGATGGACAAAGACGAAGCGGAAGAAAAAGCGAAAGCGATCGCCGAGGCGCTGGGCTGGGAAGGTAAATATTACCTGATCTCTGCCGCTAGCCAGCTGGGCGTGAAGGATCTTTGCTGGGATGTGATGACGTTTATCATCGAGAACCCAATTGTTCAGGCTGAAGAAGCGAAGCAGCCGGAGAAAGTGGAGTTCATGTGGGACGATTATCACCGTCAGCAGCTCGCTGAAGTCGAAGACGAAGCGGAAGATGACTGGGATGACGATTGGGACGAAGACGACGAAGAAGGCGTTGAGTTCATCTACAAGCGTTAATCTCATTGCCGGGTGAATCGCTAACGGGCCGCATATGCGGCCCGTTTTGTCTCTGTCGTTTGCGTATGCCGGAAAAGCGTCAGCGCCATCCGGAATCTTCAAGATCTAGTTATTCTGATAAATATCCTTGTACAACCGACTCTCGAAGCGCACCAGCGGAATACGGCGGTTACGTTGATCTGCGGGTTCCACCGCATAGCCAGACAGATACTGTACAAACGCCATGCGTTGCCCGCTTGCCGTGGTAATGAAGCCAGCAAGGTTATAAACCCCCTGTAACGAGCCTGTCTTCGCAGAGACTTTGCCATCCACGCCTGCCTGATGCAGACCCGCACGGTATTGTAGAGAGCCGTCGTGGCCTGCCAGCGGTAGCATCGTAATAAAGTTCAGCTCATTGTCATGCTGCGCGATGTATTGCAGTACCTGCATCATGGTCGCTGGAGCAATCAGGTTATGGCGAGAGAGGCCAGAACCGTCGGCAATAATCGTGTTGCCAATATCTACACCCGCTTGCTGACGCAAAATCTGGCGTACGGCATCAGAGCCTGCCCGCCAGGTGCCGGGTACGTTAAAACGCGCATGACCAATCATGCGGAAAACGGTATCGGCAATCATGTTGTCCGATTTTTTCAGCATAATCTTAAGCAGGTCATGCAGCGGTGCCGACTGTTTGCTGGCAACCACGGTTCCCGGTTCGTTGACCTGTGTCTGGCGCAGCAGCGTACCGCTGTAGGTGATACCAGCTTGTTTTAGCTCATCTTTAATAATCGCCCCGGCATAGCTAGCACCGTCCTGAATGGCAAACGCCAGCGGCAGCGGTTCGGCGCGTTGGGGCAGACAGCCGGTTAACGTGAAGCGGTTTAAATCGCCGGGAACCACGTCCAGTTCACAATATTGCGCTTCCGCAGATCCGCGCGCGAGGGTGCGCACCTGGCTGAACATCGTTACCGGGTAGTATGACGCCACGCGAATAAAGGCAAGATCGTTGGGTTTTTGTGCACTGTAAAGCGACACCGAGAAGCAGTTACGATCGACAATCGCAGCCGCAGGCGGTGCGCTAAAACACTGCGTCATGTCGTTCCAGGGCCAACCGGGCGCTTTATCATGGCTGGCGAAAATGGAGGTGTCGATGAGCACGTTACCGGCAATTTGCGTCACGCCAGATTTTTTCAGGGTTGCCACCATATTGCGAATATCCTGACGTTTTAGCGTCGGATCGGCACCAAATCGCGCAACCAAGTCACCGTTCAATACCCCACCTTCCACACTGCCTTTGGTCTCTAGCGTGGTGGTAAAACGGAAGTCAGGCCCGAGCTGAATCAAGGCCGCCAGGGCGGTGATGACTTTCTGGGTGCTGGCGGGTAGGGCCATTTGTTGGCTATGGTAATCAATAGCAGGCGTCGGGGCCCCAACCTTCTGTACCATAAGGGCGAGGTTGGCCCCGGCAGGGAGCTGGTTGATGTACTCGTCAACATTCGCAGCCTGAACGCTGAACGCCGCAATACTGGCAGTCAATCCAATGGTAAATCTGGGAAATCGCATAATCTCGCGCTAACAACCTGGAAACAGGCCGTCATACTACGGCGCAACGCCCCAAAAAGTAAACGATGACCCATACGGAACTCCAGGGTAAAATGATCATCAAATAGAGAATTGTAGCTGACCTGGGTCCTTGTGCCCCGGGTCGGTATTTTTTTGCTTCTGACTCTGGCATGGCGTTTGCCAGGGTGGGCTTAGCAGCCGGGGTGAGGACAACCGCCCCCTACAGGAATGTTCAAGAGGTATAACAAATGCAAGCTATCCCTATGACCTTACGTGGTGCTGAAAAACTGCGCGAAGAGCTGGATTTTCTGAAATCTGTGCGCCGTCCTGAAATCATTGCCGCGATCGCCGATGCGCGTGAGCACGGTGACCTGAAAGAAAACGCGGAGTACCACGCGGCGCGTGAACAGCAGGGTTTCTGCGAAGGTCGCATTAAAGATATCGAAGCGAAGCTGTCTAACGCTCAGGTTATCGACGTCACTAAAATGCCGAATAATGGCCGTGTCGTTTTCGGTGCAACGGTGACCGTTCTGAATCTCGATAACGATGAAGAGCAGACCTGGCGCATTGTGGGCGATGACGAAGCCGATTTTAAACAGAACCTGATTTCTGTTAACTCGCCTATTGCCCGTGGCCTGATTGGCAAAGAGCAGGACGACGTGGTGGTTATCAAAACGCCGGGCGGTGAAGTGGAATATGAAGTAGTGAAGGTAGAATACCTGTAAGAATTACCCAATACTCAAGATGTTGATGTATTGTAAAGAAAGGAAAAAGGCCGCATAGCGGCCTTTTATCAACGAAGAGAGCGTGGCATTTTGCTCTCCTGCTAGCGGAAATTCCCGCGTTTTACACAAACTGCGTGTTCAACTTTAGGATATTCTTAGCGTGGCAGCGAGATTTTACGTTCTTTAGTCGGGCGATACAGTACCAGCGTTTTGCCGATGACCTGTACGTTACAGGCGCCGGTTTCGCGTACGATAGCTTCCACGATCAAGGTTTTGGTATCGCGATCTTCCGAGGCGATTTTCACCTTGATAAGTTCATGGTGCTCTAGCGCTTGTTCAATCTCGGCCAGTACCCCTTCGGTCAAACCATTATTGCCAAGCATGACTACAGGCTTGAGCGGATGTGCCAGACCTTTCAGGTGCTGTTTTTGTTTAGTACTCAGATTCATCGTATATTTTTGCTTAGGTTGGGATTGAAAACGGGTCATTCTACCGCCATCTCCCATATATCACCAAATAGCAGTGTAGAAATTTACACCATTGGTTACGATGAACTGCCCGATGGGAAAGTAAAATGACAGGTAAAAAGCGTTCTGCCAGCTCAAGCCGCTGGCTTCAGGAACACTTTAGCGATAAATATGTTCAGCAGGCACAGAAAAAGGGGTTACGTTCCCGTGCCTGGTTTAAACTTGATGAAATACAGCAAAGTGACAAAATTTTTAAACCGGGGATGACGATAGTTGACCTCGGCGCTGCACCCGGTGGCTGGTCGCAATATGCGGTTACGCAGATCGGAAACAGCGGCCGCATTATCGCTTGCGATCTTTTACCTATGGATCCAATCGTTGGTGTGGACTTCCTTCAGGGCGACTTTCGTGATGAATTAGTCCTGAAAGCGTTACTTGAGCGCGTAGGTGACAGTAAAGTACAAGTTGTCATGTCTGATATGGCACCAAATATGTGTGGAACACCGGCGGTGGATATTCCCCGGGCCATGTATCTGGTAGAACTGGCGCTTGGAATGGCTCGTGATGTATTAGCGCCAGGTGGTAGTTTTGTAGTGAAGGTGTTCCAGGGCGAAGGCTTCGATGAGTATCTAAGAGAGATTCGCTCCCTGTTTACGAAGGTCAAAGTTCGTAAGCCGGACTCTTCTCGCGCCCGTTCGCGTGAAGTGTACATTGTAGCGACCGGGCGTAAACCATAACCGGCAGATTTCAAACGAAAGTTTGAAAGACGCTGGATATAGAGTATCCTGACGCTGTTTTTAACACAGTTGTAATAAGAGGTTAATCCCTTGAGTGACATGGCGAAAAACCTAATACTCTGGCTGGTCATTGCCGTTGTGCTGATGTCAGTATTCCAGAGCTTTGGGCCCAGCGAGTCTAATGGCCGTAAGGTGGATTACTCTACCTTCCTGCAAGAGGTCAATCAGGACCAGGTTCGTGAAGCGCGTATCAACGGACGTGAGATTAACGTTACCAAGAAAGATAGTAACCGTTACACGACCTACATCCCGGTTAACGATCCGAAGCTGCTTGATAACCTGCTGACCAAAAACGTCAAGGTTGTTGGCGAGCCGCCTGAAGAGCCGAGCCTGCTGGCTTCTATCTTCATTTCCTGGTTCCCAATGCTGCTGCTGATTGGTGTCTGGATCTTCTTCATGCGTCAGATGCAGGGCGGGGGTGGCAAAGGCGCCATGTCGTTCGGTAAGAGTAAAGCGCGCATGCTGACAGAAGATCAGATCAAAACCACCTTTGCTGACGTTGCAGGTTGTGACGAAGCAAAAGAAGAGGTGGCTGAACTGGTTGAGTACTTGCGCGAACCAAGCCGTTTCCAGAAACTGGGCGGTAAGATCCCGAAAGGCGTCCTGATGGTCGGCCCTCCGGGTACCGGTAAAACCCTGTTGGCAAAAGCCATCGCGGGTGAAGCGAAGGTTCCATTCTTCACAATTTCCGGTTCTGACTTCGTGGAAATGTTCGTTGGTGTGGGCGCATCTCGTGTGCGTGACATGTTCGAACAGGCCAAGAAAGCAGCACCATGCATCATCTTCATCGATGAAATCGACGCCGTCGGCCGCCAACGTGGCGCTGGTCTGGGCGGTGGTCATGATGAACGTGAGCAGACGCTGAACCAGATGCTGGTTGAGATGGACGGCTTCGAAGGTAACGAAGGCATTATCGTTATCGCGGCAACTAACCGTCCGGACGTACTTGACCCTGCGCTGTTGCGTCCAGGCCGTTTTGACCGTCAGGTAGTGGTTGGTCTGCCGGACGTTCGCGGTCGTGAACAGATTCTGAAAGTGCATATGCGTCGCGTACCGCTGTCTCCGGATATCGATGCGGCAATCATTGCCCGCGGTACGCCTGGCTTCTCCGGTGCAGACCTCGCGAACCTGGTGAACGAAGCGGCGCTGTTTGCTGCACGTGGCAACAAGCGCGTTGTGTCGATGGTTGAGTTCGAGAAAGCGAAAGACAAAATCATGATGGGTGCGGAACGTCGCTCCATGGTGATGACGGAAGCGCAGAAGGAATCCACCGCGTATCACGAAGCAGGTCACGCGATTATCGGTCGCCTGGTACCGGAACACGATCCGGTGCACAAAGTGACGATTATTCCACGCGGTCGTGCGCTGGGTGTGACCTTCTTCCTGCCTGAAGGTGACGCGATCAGCGCCAGCCGTCAGAAACTGGAAAGTCAGATCTCTACGCTGTACGGCGGTCGTCTGGCTGAAGAGATTATCTATGGTGTTGAACATGTTTCCACCGGTGCGTCGAACGACATTAAAGTCGCGACTAACCTGGCGCGTAACATGGTGACGCAGTGGGGCTTCTCTGAAAAGCTGGGTCCGTTGCTGTACGCGGAAGAAGAAGGCGAAGTGTTCCTCGGTCGTTCTGTTGCGAAAGCAAAACATATGTCCGATGAAACCGCGCGCATTATCGATCAGGAAGTTAAATTGCTGATTGAACGTAACTACGAGCGTGCTCGTCGTCTTCTGAACGATAACCTGGACATTCTGCACTCGATGAAAGATGCGCTCATGAAATATGAGACTATCGATGCACCGCAGATTGACGATCTGATGGCTCGCCGTGATGTGCGTCCACCAGCAGGTTGGGAGGAATCCGGTACGTCTAACAACTCTGGCAACAATGGCACCCCAAGTGCGCCGCGTCCGGTTGATGAACCGACCTCGCCGAATCCGGGTAACATGTCAGAGCAGTTAGGTGACAAATAAGTTATCGTTGCTGATGACCGAGTATTAATTGAAAACCCTGGGGCTTGCTCCGGGGTTTTTCTTATCTGTTCATTAAAGATTTTACCAGGGATAACACTATGAAACTCTTTGCTCAGGGTTCTTCGCTGGATCTCAGCCATCCCCACGTCATGGGAATTTTAAACGTCACGCCGGACTCTTTTTCTGATGGTGGAGCGCACAACACCCTGGTTGAGGCGGTGAAGCACGCAAATCTGATGATTAACTCCGGGGCGACTATCATTGATGTGGGTGGCGAATCTACACGGCCGGGGGCGGCAGATGTTAGCGTGGAAGAAGAGCTGGAACGCGTGATCCCGGTCGTTGAGGCCATTGCCCAACGCTTTGAAGTGTGGATCTCGGTGGATACCTCTAAACCGGAAGTGATTCGTGAATGTGCCCGAGTCGGCGCGCATATCATTAATGATATTCGCTCCCTGACAGAGCCTGGTGCACTGGAAGCTGCGGCGGAAACTGGGTTACCCGTTTGCCTGATGCACATGCAGGGGCAGCCGAAGACCATGCAGGAAGCGCCAAAGTACGAGGATGTTTTTGCTGACGTAAACCGCTACTTTGTTGAGCAAATAGCTCGTTGTGAAAGGGCTGGGATCGCAAAAGATAAATTGTTGCTCGACCCAGGGTTCGGTTTCGGTAAAAATCTCACCCATAACTACACATTACTGGCACGCCTGGCGGAGTTTCATCATTTTAATCTGCCGCTGCTGGTTGGAATGTCACGAAAATCAATGATTGGTCAGTTGTTGAACGTGGGGCCATCTGAACGCCTGAGCGGTAGTCTTGCATGTGCGGTGATTGCTGCCATGCAGGGTGCGCAGATTCTTCGTGTCCATGACGTCAAAGAAACCGTAGAAGCGATGCGTGTGGTGGAAGCCACATTGTCTGCAAAGGAAAATAAACGCTATGAGTAATCGTAAATATTTTGGCACTGATGGGATCCGTGGTCGCGTAGGCGACGCCCCAATTACTCCTGATTTTGTGCTCAAGCTGGGTTGGGCGGCAGGTAAAGTGCTGGCACGTCATGGTTCACGTAAAATTATTATCGGTAAAGATACGCGTATTTCCGGCTATATGCTGGAGTCTGCGCTGGAAGCAGGTTTGGCTGCCGCCGGACTGTCGGCTTCTTTCACGGGCCCAATGCCAACACCCGCTGTTGCGTATCTGACGCGCGCTTTCCGCGCTGAAGCCGGGATTGTCATCTCCGCTTCGCACAACCCGTTTTATGACAACGGGATTAAATTCTTCTCCATCGACGGCACCAAACTGCCCGATGCGGTTGAAGAAGCCATTGAGGCTGAGATGGAAAAGGCGATCACCTGTGTAGACTCAGCTGAACTGGGTAAAGCTACCCGTATCGTTGATGCTGCCGGTCGCTATATCGAGTTTTGCAAAGGCACCTTCCCGAATGAGCTGAGCCTGAGTGAGCTTAAAATCGTGGTGGATTGCGCTAACGGTGCGACGTACCACATTGCGCCAAATGTCCTGCGTGAGCTGGGTGCAAAAGTCATTGCGATCGGCTGTGAGCCGAATGGCGTTAACATCAATGAAGAAGTCGGCGCCACTGACGTCCGTGCGCTGCAGGCGCGCGTGATTGCGGAAAAAGCCGATCTGGGTATTGCATTGGATGGCGATGGCGACCGCGTGATCATGGTTGACCACGAAGGCAACAAGGTTGATGGCGATCAGATCATGTACATCATCGCCCGTGAAGCACTGCGT
It encodes:
- the rpmA gene encoding 50S ribosomal protein L27, giving the protein MAHKKAGGSTRNGRDSEAKRLGVKRFGGETVLAGSIIVRQRGTQFHAGSNVGCGKDHTLFAKADGKVKFEVKGPKNRRFISIVAE
- a CDS encoding DMT family transporter translates to MKQQAGIGILLALTTAVCWGALPIAMKQVLEVMEPPTVVFYRFLMASIGLGAILAVKKKLPPLRIFRKARWLVLLAIATGGLFGNFILFSSSLQYLSPTASQVIGQLSPVGMMVASVFILKEKMRGTQVIGAIMLLSGLVLFFNTSLIEIFTKLTDYTWGVIFGVGAATVWVSYGVAQKVLLRRLASQQILFLLYTLCTLALLPLAKPGVITQLSDWQLACLIFCGLNTLVGYGALAEAMARWQAAQVSAIITLTPLFTLLFSDLLSLAWPDFFARPMLNLLGYLGAFIVVAGAMYSAIGHRIWGGLRKHETVVSQPRSGE
- the cgtA gene encoding Obg family GTPase CgtA translates to MKFVDEASILVVAGDGGNGCVSFRREKYIPRGGPDGGDGGDGGDVWLEADENLNTLIDYRFEKSFRAERGQNGASRDCTGKRGKDVTIKVPVGTRVIDQGTGETMGDMTKHGQRLMVAKGGWHGLGNTRFKSSVNRTPRQKTMGTPGDKRDLMLELMLLADVGMLGMPNAGKSTFIRAVSAAKPKVADYPFTTLVPSLGVVRMDNEKSFVVADIPGLIEGAAEGAGLGIRFLKHLERCRVLLHLIDIDPIDGSDPVENARIIIGELEKYSQDLASKPRWLVFNKIDLMDKDEAEEKAKAIAEALGWEGKYYLISAASQLGVKDLCWDVMTFIIENPIVQAEEAKQPEKVEFMWDDYHRQQLAEVEDEAEDDWDDDWDEDDEEGVEFIYKR
- the dacB gene encoding serine-type D-Ala-D-Ala carboxypeptidase; amino-acid sequence: MRFPRFTIGLTASIAAFSVQAANVDEYINQLPAGANLALMVQKVGAPTPAIDYHSQQMALPASTQKVITALAALIQLGPDFRFTTTLETKGSVEGGVLNGDLVARFGADPTLKRQDIRNMVATLKKSGVTQIAGNVLIDTSIFASHDKAPGWPWNDMTQCFSAPPAAAIVDRNCFSVSLYSAQKPNDLAFIRVASYYPVTMFSQVRTLARGSAEAQYCELDVVPGDLNRFTLTGCLPQRAEPLPLAFAIQDGASYAGAIIKDELKQAGITYSGTLLRQTQVNEPGTVVASKQSAPLHDLLKIMLKKSDNMIADTVFRMIGHARFNVPGTWRAGSDAVRQILRQQAGVDIGNTIIADGSGLSRHNLIAPATMMQVLQYIAQHDNELNFITMLPLAGHDGSLQYRAGLHQAGVDGKVSAKTGSLQGVYNLAGFITTASGQRMAFVQYLSGYAVEPADQRNRRIPLVRFESRLYKDIYQNN
- the greA gene encoding transcription elongation factor GreA gives rise to the protein MQAIPMTLRGAEKLREELDFLKSVRRPEIIAAIADAREHGDLKENAEYHAAREQQGFCEGRIKDIEAKLSNAQVIDVTKMPNNGRVVFGATVTVLNLDNDEEQTWRIVGDDEADFKQNLISVNSPIARGLIGKEQDDVVVIKTPGGEVEYEVVKVEYL
- the yhbY gene encoding ribosome assembly RNA-binding protein YhbY, giving the protein MNLSTKQKQHLKGLAHPLKPVVMLGNNGLTEGVLAEIEQALEHHELIKVKIASEDRDTKTLIVEAIVRETGACNVQVIGKTLVLYRPTKERKISLPR
- the rlmE gene encoding 23S rRNA (uridine(2552)-2'-O)-methyltransferase RlmE, translated to MTGKKRSASSSRWLQEHFSDKYVQQAQKKGLRSRAWFKLDEIQQSDKIFKPGMTIVDLGAAPGGWSQYAVTQIGNSGRIIACDLLPMDPIVGVDFLQGDFRDELVLKALLERVGDSKVQVVMSDMAPNMCGTPAVDIPRAMYLVELALGMARDVLAPGGSFVVKVFQGEGFDEYLREIRSLFTKVKVRKPDSSRARSREVYIVATGRKP
- the ftsH gene encoding ATP-dependent zinc metalloprotease FtsH codes for the protein MAKNLILWLVIAVVLMSVFQSFGPSESNGRKVDYSTFLQEVNQDQVREARINGREINVTKKDSNRYTTYIPVNDPKLLDNLLTKNVKVVGEPPEEPSLLASIFISWFPMLLLIGVWIFFMRQMQGGGGKGAMSFGKSKARMLTEDQIKTTFADVAGCDEAKEEVAELVEYLREPSRFQKLGGKIPKGVLMVGPPGTGKTLLAKAIAGEAKVPFFTISGSDFVEMFVGVGASRVRDMFEQAKKAAPCIIFIDEIDAVGRQRGAGLGGGHDEREQTLNQMLVEMDGFEGNEGIIVIAATNRPDVLDPALLRPGRFDRQVVVGLPDVRGREQILKVHMRRVPLSPDIDAAIIARGTPGFSGADLANLVNEAALFAARGNKRVVSMVEFEKAKDKIMMGAERRSMVMTEAQKESTAYHEAGHAIIGRLVPEHDPVHKVTIIPRGRALGVTFFLPEGDAISASRQKLESQISTLYGGRLAEEIIYGVEHVSTGASNDIKVATNLARNMVTQWGFSEKLGPLLYAEEEGEVFLGRSVAKAKHMSDETARIIDQEVKLLIERNYERARRLLNDNLDILHSMKDALMKYETIDAPQIDDLMARRDVRPPAGWEESGTSNNSGNNGTPSAPRPVDEPTSPNPGNMSEQLGDK
- the folP gene encoding dihydropteroate synthase, which encodes MKLFAQGSSLDLSHPHVMGILNVTPDSFSDGGAHNTLVEAVKHANLMINSGATIIDVGGESTRPGAADVSVEEELERVIPVVEAIAQRFEVWISVDTSKPEVIRECARVGAHIINDIRSLTEPGALEAAAETGLPVCLMHMQGQPKTMQEAPKYEDVFADVNRYFVEQIARCERAGIAKDKLLLDPGFGFGKNLTHNYTLLARLAEFHHFNLPLLVGMSRKSMIGQLLNVGPSERLSGSLACAVIAAMQGAQILRVHDVKETVEAMRVVEATLSAKENKRYE
- the glmM gene encoding phosphoglucosamine mutase encodes the protein MSNRKYFGTDGIRGRVGDAPITPDFVLKLGWAAGKVLARHGSRKIIIGKDTRISGYMLESALEAGLAAAGLSASFTGPMPTPAVAYLTRAFRAEAGIVISASHNPFYDNGIKFFSIDGTKLPDAVEEAIEAEMEKAITCVDSAELGKATRIVDAAGRYIEFCKGTFPNELSLSELKIVVDCANGATYHIAPNVLRELGAKVIAIGCEPNGVNINEEVGATDVRALQARVIAEKADLGIALDGDGDRVIMVDHEGNKVDGDQIMYIIAREALRQGQLRGGAVGTLMSNMGLELALKQLGIPFARAKVGDRYVLEKMQEKGWRIGAENSGHVILLDKTTTGDGIVAGLQVLAAMVRNHMSLHDLCSGMKMFPQLLVNVRYTAGSSDPLEHENVKAVMAEVEATLGNRGRVLLRKSGTEPLIRVMVEGEDEAQVTELAHRIADAVKAV